The region AGGAGGATTTCTGTCTGGGGCATTGGTTTTATTTGGGTTTTTGTGGTTTTATTTGGATATTTTCGAAAGGGCTTGTGTAGCGTTTTCTGTAATAATTTTCCAGTTTTTTTCGGAGATATCTTGTTTTGTCGCAATCCAGCTGCCTCCTACGGCGAAAACGGAGGGGAGGGAGAGGTACTCTTCCATGTTGTCGAGACTGACGCCTCCGGTGGGACAGAAGCGGATTCCGAGGTTGCCGTAGGGAGCCGAGAGGGCTTTCAACATTTTCACGCCGCCCATCGGGCCCGCTGGGAAAAATTTCATATACTGACATCCTTCGCGGTAAGCTGCCTGAATGTCAGAGGGAGTTGCGATTCCCGGAATAAAGGGGATACCCGCTCCGCGGAAAATTTCGAGAGTCTTGGGATCCGTTCCCGGGGCGAGTCCGAATTGGCTACCGGCGTCGATGGCTTCTTTCGCCTGTTTCTCTGTGACTACAGTTCCGGCTCCGACGACCATCTCTGGAAACCGTTGGACGATCCGCGAGATGGATTCCGCAGCGGCTGCGGTCCGGAAAGTGATCTCAATGATCTTTAGGCCACCCTCCAAGAGAGCTTCGGCCAGTGGTTCGGCGTCGTTAGCATCGTCGAGGACGATGACGGGGATGATTGGGTTTGCTTCAAGGTCGAGCATGTCGAGATGGTTGTATTAGATTTGGTCGTTGCTGAAAAGTCTGGAGTTTAGGGAATGTAATGCGGGGGCTCGAGATGGATCTCATCAGTTTCATTTCAGACTCCTCCCTTATTCGCTAGAACCTTGAGCCTGTCGAAAAGCGTGGGAGAGATCGTCCGCCGAAGCCTTTCTCGAAGTCTGGATGCTTCCATCGGAAGCAGAGGGAGTTCCATCCATACTGCTCAGCCCGAAGCGAGCGAAAATTGCTTTCCGAAGAGGGGCTTGTTCGTGGGAGTTTTCCCAAAAAAAAGGTTCATCGTCATTTCCCGGGGAAAGCATGCTTAATCTTGAGGAAGAAGTATTCCGTATCCCTGAAGCCATAAGCGGTTCTTTTGATGACCTTGATCTTGTTGTTCATGCCCTCGAGCACGCTGGTGTTGAGTGGGTATTTGGCTGAGGCTATGATTCCACGGAGGTAGGGTCTGAGTTTATCAGCGAAGGCGAGCAGGGGTTTGATTTTGGACTCACGGCACATCCTCCACCATGTGCGCCAGCGTTTGAAGGCGCCCCAGATGCTTGAGCTTCGCCATAGTTCTTTGAGCTGTTCTTTCAGGACGTAGACTTGAGCCAAGGATTGGTTGGCATTCATC is a window of Puniceicoccus vermicola DNA encoding:
- a CDS encoding bifunctional 4-hydroxy-2-oxoglutarate aldolase/2-dehydro-3-deoxy-phosphogluconate aldolase, whose product is MLDLEANPIIPVIVLDDANDAEPLAEALLEGGLKIIEITFRTAAAAESISRIVQRFPEMVVGAGTVVTEKQAKEAIDAGSQFGLAPGTDPKTLEIFRGAGIPFIPGIATPSDIQAAYREGCQYMKFFPAGPMGGVKMLKALSAPYGNLGIRFCPTGGVSLDNMEEYLSLPSVFAVGGSWIATKQDISEKNWKIITENATQALSKISK